The Methylobacterium durans nucleotide sequence GAGGAAAGATGCTCGCGCACCCCTCGTGATGACCAACATGTCGGGGTGCGGCGCAAGTATACCCCTGCGCCGCTTGGCCGGCAGGCTGTTCTTCGCCTGCCGGTGCGCATCATCTAATTCGCGTTCTGGGAGGAGCTAGTTGCAGAGCGTCGTCGCTGTTGGAACAGCTGGCTGGAACGTGCCGAAGGCCTACGCTGACCAATTTCCGGCGTCAGGGAGTCATCTCGCGCGATATGCACAGCGCTTCGACGCCGTAGAGATCAACACGTCCTTCTACCGACCGCACCGTGTCTCAACCTACGAGCGGTGGGCAGCGGCCGTGCCCGACCAGTTCCGTTTTGCCGTGAAGATCCCGCGCACGATCACGCACGAGCGGCGCCTTGAGAATGCCTACGAGCCGCTCGCGCAGTTCCTCGGTGAGGTCGCCGGCCTAGGGCCGAAGCTCGGCCCGCTCCTGCTGCAACTGCCGCCGAGCTTGCCCTTCCATGCAGAGACCGCCGGCGCGTTCTTGCAGCGTCTCAGGCGTGCCGTCCCAGGCAGCATCGTCTGCGAGCCTCGGCACGCGAGTTGGTTTGTGCCCAACGTCGAAGCAGTCCTGGCAGACCTGCGCATCGCCCGGGTCGCAGCAGATCCGGCACCCGTTCCTCAGGTTACGTCCGTCAATGAGGTGGACTTTCGGGGTGGAATTGGAGCCGCCATCGGTCAGGCAGCCTGTGGTGGAAGTGTCGTGACGCTCTCCTCGATCAACGCCGGAGCAAACCCGGCCATGCCCTCGATCTGCATATAGCGGTGCTGAAGCTGCCACTCGTCGTTGGCCTCCAGAAGCACCGCACCGATCAGGCGTTGGATCGAGTCC carries:
- a CDS encoding DUF72 domain-containing protein, which encodes MQSVVAVGTAGWNVPKAYADQFPASGSHLARYAQRFDAVEINTSFYRPHRVSTYERWAAAVPDQFRFAVKIPRTITHERRLENAYEPLAQFLGEVAGLGPKLGPLLLQLPPSLPFHAETAGAFLQRLRRAVPGSIVCEPRHASWFVPNVEAVLADLRIARVAADPAPVPQVTSVNEVDFRGGIGAAIGQAACGGSVVTLSSINAGANPAMPSICI